In Acidovorax sp. GBBC 1281, a single window of DNA contains:
- a CDS encoding type VI secretion system Vgr family protein — protein sequence MTRRVTIQTPLGGQLQFRQLQGKEAISQLFCLDLDLLSDSKSIDPKALLGKNATVVVETQGGGRRYLDGIVTRFGMQGEDHRYYSYRLRLQPWLWLATRKTDFKIFQNKTAPEIVEEVLGKYGYPLQKKLTRSYRSWDYCVQYGESDCDFVSRLLEHEGAYYYFEHAAGQHTLILADDIVASHSPLPGAAVIPFYPPEKAAVADKENIHAWELHQAIHSGRHYNDDYDFQKPRADLSNMRQTPPGHAHDAHEVYEWPGGYTQFGDGEAYARVRLQSSLTGQSTVKGQSRHRALATGYTFTLENYPREDQNQQYLLTGIEYHFKENPQVSAAAPGPKGAPQEEGSFQKFTLQAQPTSLPYTPERTTPKPRTTGPQTAVVVGPPGEEIWPDQYGRVKVQFHWDRIGAMNENSSCWVRVSSSWAGSGFGAVFIPRINQEVVVDFLNGDPDYPIITGCVYNADNMPPWALPGNATQSGIKTKSSKGGAFGDGLKNGAGDANAIRFEDKAGAEQLWLHAQKDQLSEVENDEDRWIGHDLRTVVDHDETRTVHHDRVTTIDHDETQTVHNDRQRRVDHNETLSVGDNRQRDVGIDETVRIGKNRTKTIGRSEEDDIGRDWTIQVGSHKKETVGKTYRETTGLAKLMNIGMAYSRNVGMAMNSLVGMLQASEVGLQKKLFVGQGYTASIGRSFELKVGERKTETVGQVSIHSSGDHLELACGQARIVLKADGGIYLKGAHIELQGDSGIHGDAGTIQWNCGASQTPPAAPAGGDGAGNADSAASAGSPGKTPGFAGQAAASARAAAPGAPPASVLAKSAF from the coding sequence CGCTACCTGGACGGCATCGTCACCCGCTTCGGCATGCAGGGCGAGGACCACCGGTATTACTCTTACCGCCTGCGCCTGCAGCCCTGGCTGTGGCTCGCCACCCGCAAGACCGATTTCAAAATATTCCAGAACAAGACCGCGCCGGAGATCGTCGAAGAGGTCTTGGGCAAATACGGCTACCCCCTGCAAAAGAAGCTCACCCGCAGCTACCGCAGCTGGGACTATTGCGTGCAATACGGCGAGAGCGATTGCGACTTCGTGTCCCGGCTGCTGGAGCACGAAGGGGCGTACTACTACTTCGAGCATGCGGCCGGCCAGCACACCCTGATCCTGGCCGACGACATCGTCGCCTCGCACAGCCCGCTGCCGGGGGCGGCGGTCATCCCGTTCTATCCCCCGGAGAAGGCGGCGGTCGCCGACAAGGAAAACATCCATGCCTGGGAACTGCACCAGGCCATCCATTCAGGCCGGCACTACAACGACGACTACGACTTCCAAAAACCCCGTGCCGACCTGTCCAACATGCGCCAGACCCCGCCGGGGCACGCGCACGACGCCCACGAAGTCTACGAATGGCCGGGCGGCTACACCCAGTTCGGCGACGGCGAGGCCTATGCCCGCGTGCGCCTGCAATCGAGCCTTACCGGCCAAAGCACCGTCAAAGGCCAGTCGCGCCACCGGGCGCTCGCCACCGGCTACACCTTCACCCTGGAGAACTACCCGCGGGAAGACCAGAACCAGCAATACCTGCTGACCGGCATCGAATACCACTTCAAGGAAAACCCCCAGGTCAGCGCCGCCGCGCCCGGCCCCAAGGGAGCGCCGCAGGAAGAAGGGTCTTTCCAGAAGTTCACCTTGCAGGCCCAGCCTACCAGCCTGCCGTACACCCCCGAGCGCACCACGCCGAAGCCTCGCACCACCGGCCCGCAGACCGCCGTGGTGGTGGGCCCGCCGGGTGAAGAAATCTGGCCCGACCAGTACGGCCGCGTGAAGGTGCAGTTCCACTGGGACCGCATCGGGGCGATGAACGAGAACTCCAGTTGCTGGGTGCGGGTATCGAGCAGCTGGGCGGGCTCTGGATTCGGGGCCGTCTTCATTCCCCGGATCAACCAAGAAGTGGTGGTGGATTTCCTGAATGGCGACCCGGACTATCCGATCATCACCGGCTGCGTCTACAACGCCGACAACATGCCGCCGTGGGCGCTGCCGGGCAATGCCACGCAATCAGGAATCAAGACCAAATCCAGCAAGGGTGGTGCCTTCGGCGACGGATTGAAGAACGGCGCGGGCGATGCCAACGCCATCCGCTTCGAGGACAAGGCCGGGGCCGAGCAGCTGTGGCTGCATGCGCAGAAGGACCAGCTGTCCGAGGTGGAAAACGACGAGGACCGTTGGATCGGCCACGACCTGCGCACCGTGGTGGACCACGATGAAACCCGCACGGTGCACCACGACCGTGTGACCACCATCGACCACGACGAAACCCAGACTGTCCACAACGACCGCCAGCGGCGCGTGGACCACAACGAAACCCTGTCCGTGGGCGACAACCGCCAGCGGGACGTGGGCATCGACGAAACGGTGCGCATCGGCAAGAACCGCACCAAGACCATCGGGCGGAGCGAAGAGGACGACATCGGCCGGGACTGGACGATCCAGGTGGGCTCCCACAAGAAGGAAACCGTGGGCAAGACCTACCGCGAGACCACCGGCCTCGCGAAGCTGATGAACATCGGCATGGCCTACAGCCGCAACGTGGGCATGGCGATGAACTCCCTGGTCGGCATGCTCCAGGCCAGCGAAGTCGGCCTGCAGAAAAAGCTGTTCGTCGGCCAGGGCTACACCGCCAGCATCGGCCGATCGTTCGAACTGAAAGTGGGCGAACGCAAGACGGAAACCGTTGGCCAGGTCTCCATCCATTCGAGCGGCGACCACCTGGAGCTCGCGTGCGGCCAGGCCCGGATCGTGCTGAAGGCCGATGGCGGCATCTACCTCAAGGGCGCGCACATCGAACTGCAGGGCGACAGCGGCATCCATGGCGACGCCGGCACCATCCAGTGGAATTGCGGCGCCAGCCAGACCCCGCCGGCGGCCCCGGCGGGCGGCGATGGCGCAGGCAACGCGGACAGCGCCGCCAGTGCCGGATCGCCCGGCAAGACACCCGGCTTCGCCGGGCAGGCCGCAGCATCCGCCAGGGCGGCCGCGCCAGGCGCCCCACCCGCGTCCGTGCTGGCCAAATCGGCGTTCTGA
- a CDS encoding alpha/beta fold hydrolase, which yields MGKPAARQTDLTKKGGPIVQGSRTVLIGTSGGVACSACPGGVTEGHPVNPLLGAKVLPGEQDFALPGPLPFALTRSYSSHQSPQPAPVGLLGPGWWLPGEASLAHVPGDGDGDSPGALRLHDGRGRCIEFEPLAPGEIAHSASEGLWLVRCGTGHLPGAAQGGHAARLAGIWNALPAVIRADARITVATASPLGPWWVFAPASAGVAATSATAATAVAGTAGAGVSHRDTLHGLCDRFGRVQRHEHHADGPFAGHLHTVTDGAGRRYRFELERIAPATLATPPTHGWGPDAGVRLVAVLLEADPHQPREGLPLALVRYAYTVRGELARVIDHAGRTVRQFDYADAAHPGRMTGHAHAGRPMTRYTYDALGRVISQTTQVSQTTPHGLDLHFDYTPLPADAAATPPLPERASTLVTDGLGRQRRYVFSGQAGLARVAERIEADGARFAWRHDSAGRLLERTDTLGRGVRHDIDAATGLVVGITEVGTTGAAGRTQRIERDALGLPLRHLASAPEGPGGEPLASAWLHDAWGRLLEHTDALGQVTRYRYPEMPAADLPGQPDLPDLPDLPDLPIAITDARGGTTALQWNALGLLARRTDCSGRTTRWQYDAWGRTTRVQGEEGWQQRTAYDDAGRPIETADALARTTRYRYAPDSGDLLAVDHPGGLHERFTHDAWGRVVCYQYGSSEGNQHPGVGTETLQTASLLAQHYRYDAAGRLVELHNENASVHRFTYDVRDRLVQETGFDGHATRHAYDRAGQRTRTEDARHAIAYQWSEAGMLLARVITPVARDTGPPLEQAAALPEPGGASEAAPIIEWFEHDGAGQLVAAHHHTAMQRHRVSVHLRRDRLGRILGERQEVHSLDGALLWRHESAHALEAGGAPAQADLPGLAPLQWLTYGAGHVHGLLLDGEPLLHIERDGLHRPVALDFGASRTRYRRDALSRLQAMAVGRIEGSTALAPDHAGMPGLASLARQHHYDAAGRLARIDTPHGALLHAYDAAGRLAATQWPGEQAQHYRYDPAGNPWAPQAGAPAGDPQDWASEVRRQFHDPAFDLLRQDAPPLPGHPRDRWPDNRVLAHGPWRYRYGPCGNLLEKTHADGRQSHRLHWDHAQRLIAHEQHDGATGQRIRRVHHYDVFGRRMATRIERIATDGQVAHTEMRCHGWQGDALTLTELREPERPQDTRRIHTLYAPGSFLPLVRIQTRAHAEPPTLAQLLGAADAGEREQPEALLALQEELRHGASEATRRHLQSMGLDADRLQTQLRGEGAQITHLHLYHCDHLGTPLALINLQGRIDWHIQLDPWGNTITEHNPLNLHQPIRMQGQHDEGEGASLFYNRHRYYDPSLGRYVSQDPIGLAGGVNGYAYASNQPALKTDALGLIDIYVGGFGDANTGIVKNYAANQPNSAYFEYWQKRDILKFIETQPPDEPINLIGHSYGGDTAAWVALESCKPINSLTTIDPVSRFKPDFNKVKEKAGNWINVNADPSISNRSDTIAQIGGKWGNGPDGLADEFYTVKTNHENFPGMMHAIK from the coding sequence ATGGGCAAGCCAGCAGCGAGACAGACAGACCTGACGAAGAAGGGAGGCCCCATCGTGCAGGGCTCGCGCACGGTGCTGATCGGCACCAGCGGGGGCGTGGCCTGTTCGGCCTGCCCGGGGGGCGTCACCGAAGGCCACCCGGTCAATCCGCTGCTGGGCGCCAAGGTGCTGCCGGGAGAGCAGGACTTCGCCCTGCCCGGCCCCCTGCCGTTTGCGCTGACGCGCTCGTACTCCAGCCACCAGAGCCCGCAGCCGGCCCCCGTGGGGCTGCTGGGGCCGGGGTGGTGGCTGCCGGGTGAGGCCAGCCTGGCCCATGTGCCCGGCGATGGCGATGGCGATTCGCCCGGCGCGCTGCGCCTGCACGACGGGCGCGGGCGCTGCATCGAATTCGAGCCGCTGGCGCCCGGCGAGATCGCCCACAGCGCCAGCGAAGGGCTGTGGCTCGTGCGCTGCGGCACCGGGCACCTGCCAGGGGCCGCCCAGGGCGGCCACGCGGCCCGCCTGGCGGGTATTTGGAATGCGCTGCCCGCGGTCATCCGGGCCGACGCCCGCATCACGGTGGCGACCGCTTCCCCCCTGGGCCCGTGGTGGGTGTTCGCGCCAGCGAGCGCCGGCGTTGCGGCCACGTCAGCAACGGCAGCAACTGCAGTGGCGGGGACCGCAGGGGCCGGCGTCAGTCACCGCGACACGCTGCACGGCCTGTGCGACCGCTTCGGCCGCGTGCAGCGCCACGAGCACCATGCCGACGGCCCCTTCGCCGGCCATCTGCACACGGTCACCGATGGCGCGGGCCGCCGCTACCGCTTCGAACTGGAGCGCATCGCGCCGGCCACCCTGGCCACCCCGCCCACCCACGGCTGGGGGCCGGATGCCGGCGTGCGCCTGGTGGCCGTGCTCCTGGAGGCCGACCCCCACCAGCCGCGCGAGGGGCTGCCCCTGGCCCTGGTGCGCTATGCCTACACCGTGCGCGGCGAACTCGCCCGCGTGATCGACCACGCGGGCCGCACCGTGCGCCAGTTCGACTACGCCGATGCCGCCCACCCCGGCCGCATGACGGGCCATGCCCACGCCGGCCGGCCCATGACGCGCTACACCTACGACGCACTCGGCCGCGTCATCTCCCAAACCACCCAGGTCTCCCAGACCACGCCCCACGGGCTGGACCTGCACTTCGACTACACCCCGCTGCCCGCCGACGCCGCCGCCACCCCGCCCCTGCCCGAGCGCGCCAGCACCCTCGTCACCGACGGCCTGGGCCGCCAGCGGCGCTACGTCTTCTCCGGCCAGGCGGGCCTGGCCCGCGTGGCCGAGCGCATCGAGGCCGACGGCGCCCGCTTCGCCTGGCGCCACGACAGCGCCGGCCGCCTGCTGGAGCGCACCGATACCCTGGGCCGCGGCGTGCGCCACGACATCGATGCCGCCACCGGCCTCGTCGTGGGCATCACCGAGGTCGGCACCACCGGGGCGGCCGGGCGCACCCAGCGCATCGAGCGCGATGCGCTGGGGCTGCCCCTGCGCCACCTCGCCAGCGCCCCCGAGGGCCCGGGGGGTGAGCCGCTGGCCTCCGCCTGGCTCCACGATGCCTGGGGCCGGCTCCTGGAGCACACCGACGCGCTGGGCCAGGTCACGCGATACCGCTACCCGGAGATGCCTGCGGCCGATCTCCCTGGCCAGCCCGATCTCCCTGATCTGCCCGACCTCCCCGACCTCCCCATCGCCATCACCGATGCGCGCGGCGGCACCACGGCGCTGCAATGGAACGCCCTGGGCCTGCTGGCCCGCCGCACCGACTGCAGCGGCCGCACAACCCGCTGGCAGTACGACGCCTGGGGCCGCACCACGCGCGTGCAGGGCGAGGAAGGCTGGCAGCAGCGCACGGCCTACGACGACGCCGGCCGGCCCATCGAGACGGCCGATGCGCTGGCCCGCACCACCCGCTACCGCTACGCCCCGGACAGCGGCGATCTGCTGGCCGTCGATCACCCGGGCGGGCTGCACGAGCGCTTCACGCACGATGCCTGGGGCCGTGTCGTTTGCTATCAATACGGTAGCAGCGAGGGCAATCAACACCCCGGCGTGGGCACTGAAACACTTCAAACAGCCTCCCTGCTCGCCCAGCACTACCGCTACGACGCAGCCGGCCGCCTGGTGGAGCTGCACAACGAGAACGCCAGCGTCCACCGCTTCACCTACGACGTGCGCGACCGGCTCGTGCAGGAAACGGGCTTTGACGGCCACGCCACCCGCCATGCCTACGATCGGGCCGGCCAGCGCACCCGCACCGAGGACGCGCGCCACGCCATCGCCTACCAGTGGAGCGAGGCGGGGATGCTGCTGGCTCGGGTGATCACGCCGGTCGCCCGCGATACAGGCCCGCCGCTGGAACAGGCCGCAGCGCTGCCGGAGCCCGGCGGCGCCAGCGAGGCCGCCCCGATCATCGAGTGGTTTGAGCACGACGGCGCCGGGCAGCTCGTGGCCGCCCACCACCACACGGCCATGCAGCGCCACCGCGTGAGCGTGCACCTGCGCCGCGACCGCCTGGGCCGCATCCTGGGCGAGCGCCAGGAGGTGCATTCCCTGGACGGCGCCCTGCTGTGGCGCCACGAGAGCGCCCACGCCCTGGAGGCGGGCGGCGCCCCGGCGCAGGCCGACCTGCCGGGCCTGGCCCCGCTGCAGTGGCTGACCTACGGCGCGGGCCATGTGCACGGCCTGCTGCTGGACGGAGAACCCCTGCTGCACATCGAGCGCGACGGCCTGCACCGCCCCGTGGCCCTGGACTTCGGCGCCAGCCGCACCCGCTACAGGCGCGATGCGCTGTCGCGCCTGCAGGCGATGGCCGTCGGGCGCATCGAGGGCTCCACGGCCCTGGCCCCGGACCACGCGGGCATGCCCGGCCTGGCCTCGCTGGCCCGCCAGCACCACTACGACGCGGCCGGCCGCCTGGCCCGCATCGATACGCCGCACGGCGCTTTGCTGCACGCCTACGACGCAGCAGGCCGCCTGGCCGCCACGCAGTGGCCGGGCGAGCAGGCGCAGCACTACCGCTACGACCCGGCCGGCAACCCCTGGGCGCCCCAGGCCGGCGCCCCGGCAGGCGACCCCCAAGACTGGGCGAGCGAGGTGCGCCGCCAGTTCCACGACCCGGCCTTCGACCTGCTGCGCCAGGACGCCCCGCCCCTGCCCGGCCACCCCCGCGACCGATGGCCCGACAACCGCGTCCTGGCCCATGGCCCCTGGCGCTACCGCTACGGCCCCTGCGGCAACCTGCTGGAGAAGACCCATGCCGACGGCCGGCAATCCCACCGCCTGCACTGGGACCACGCCCAGCGCCTGATCGCCCACGAGCAGCACGACGGCGCCACCGGCCAGCGCATCCGCCGCGTGCACCACTACGATGTGTTCGGGCGGCGTATGGCCACCCGCATCGAGCGCATCGCAACCGACGGACAGGTGGCCCACACCGAGATGCGCTGCCACGGATGGCAGGGCGATGCCCTGACCCTCACCGAACTGCGCGAGCCCGAGCGCCCCCAGGACACCCGCCGCATCCACACGCTCTACGCCCCCGGCTCCTTCCTGCCCCTCGTGCGCATCCAGACCCGCGCCCACGCCGAGCCGCCCACCCTCGCCCAGCTGTTGGGCGCCGCCGACGCGGGCGAGCGAGAACAGCCCGAAGCCCTGCTCGCGCTGCAGGAGGAACTGCGCCACGGCGCCAGCGAGGCAACCCGCCGCCACCTGCAATCCATGGGGCTGGATGCGGACCGCCTGCAAACCCAGTTGCGCGGCGAGGGGGCACAGATCACCCATCTGCACCTGTACCACTGCGACCACCTGGGCACCCCGCTGGCGCTCATCAACCTCCAAGGCCGCATCGACTGGCATATCCAACTGGACCCCTGGGGGAACACGATCACCGAGCACAACCCGCTCAACCTGCACCAGCCCATTCGCATGCAGGGCCAGCACGATGAGGGCGAGGGGGCATCGCTCTTCTATAACCGGCACAGGTATTACGACCCCAGCCTGGGGCGGTATGTCTCGCAAGACCCGATTGGGTTGGCGGGTGGGGTTAATGGCTATGCTTACGCAAGTAATCAGCCAGCACTAAAAACCGACGCACTTGGACTAATAGATATATATGTAGGCGGTTTTGGCGATGCCAATACAGGCATCGTAAAAAATTACGCAGCCAATCAGCCAAACTCCGCATATTTCGAATACTGGCAGAAACGAGACATTCTCAAATTTATTGAAACCCAGCCACCTGATGAGCCAATTAACCTCATTGGACACAGCTATGGAGGAGACACCGCGGCATGGGTAGCGTTAGAGTCTTGCAAGCCAATTAACTCTCTCACCACGATCGACCCAGTCAGCCGTTTCAAGCCTGATTTTAATAAAGTAAAAGAAAAAGCAGGCAATTGGATAAATGTGAATGCAGACCCATCCATATCAAACCGCTCCGACACCATTGCACAAATTGGCGGAAAATGGGGTAATGGTCCGGATGGACTCGCAGATGAGTTTTACACAGTAAAAACCAATCATGAAAATTTTCCAGGAATGATGCATGCAATTAAATAA